tcactaaagaCAAATGCTGCATTtgaaaatgatgtctgagtgttggagtgtgcccgtcTGTCTGTAAAGAAAAAAAAGTTAATCATGTGGTCTGGTTTGCTTATAGCATTAACTTTTTTATTTTGAAGTATAGCAATTGAGTCATTTAtccaccactgtacttaagtacatttaaaactatGTACTACTTGACttctactcaagtagtattttactgggtgacttatactttacttgagtcattttttatTAAAGGTACAGTGTCTTTACTTTTTTATCAactatgacaattgagtacttgtTCCACCACTGATTTTACACATTAAGTTTAAAATGTCACGTATCATGTCCCACCCACTGTAGTCAGCACATTCCCATATATGCAGTTCTACACATTCATAGTGCTGTCTTATCCATAGAAACTCTTTTATCCTTTTACCTCAGGTATCTTTATGAGCCATACCATCTTCAACTATCTTCCCACGCAGCTGCCTCCCAGTTGGACACTACTGAAAAAAGTGCCCAGATCGATGTACTGTACTTCAGCCCAGACACAAATGTGACAGCATTGCTGTGGAATGCATAAATGAAGCAATTCAACTCCATAATTGAGATAACACTTCCCTGATATCAGaattctacagttctacagttccaggaGTTGATTAACATTAATGGGGAGAGCCTTCCATGGATAGTTTTACAAAAGTAGCAAGGTGTTATTTTTCATTTGTTACAATTGTCTTTGGACTTCCCTTTGCCACCTGCGACTTCTATCCTCACTCTCTTCAAATTAGAAGACCTGGGAATTTTTTTTCACTCGCCTATAAGTGTATCTCAATAGAGATGTGTCATCATACAACTGGCACTGCCACTTCAGTTCTGTAGGGTTGATGAGTGCAAGCCAGGGCACAGAGAAATGGGGATTTTTGCAAGAGCATTCAGAGCAATGTCTTTATCCGCAGGATTACTTTACCACCCAATTAAGAGCTGTTTAAGAACACGTTAAAGGGATGGCCATGGTACAAGATTAGGAATAAGAACACGTTAAAGGGATGGCCATGGTACAAGATTAGGAATGCTTAATTTGTTGTTGCTATCTTGCATGTTCATCAACAATATGGAAGACAAAATAACTTAACAACTTAAATACGGTCATGTGAAAAAGTAAATACACCCTTTGGAAAGTGGTCTTTTTTTAATGTGTTTTTTACATATTTGTACACATGGATATTTGAGCTAAATTCCAACCACATTCATTGATAAAGGTAACCGAATTTAACaaatcacacacaaaaacattaACTTTGAAAAGGTTATGcaattaaaataaacaaaaatggaaTTTCCAAATGCAGAAAAAATGTGTATGCCCCTACCTTTACCGTCACCTAAAATGGCAAAAATTAGGATCAGGTGCACCAAAACAGGTGACAATGATTAGGAAATCATTAGAGAGTACCTTGGGAGGGTCCAGCCTTCCACAAAGATTAGAAACTTGGTCTGGTTTGGTCTCAACCATATGGGCGTGTGTGGTAACACATCGAGCAAAGGTCAAAATACCTATCTGAGGCCCTCAGAAGAAAGATTATTGATTCCTGTGAGTCTGGGAGGGGTTACAAATCAATTTCTAAGCAATTTGAAGTACATCGTTCCACTGTCTGACAGATCATCTACAAATGGAGAAAATTCCAGACGCCATCTTTggcaaaaaataaacgtcctttGACCagaagaacaccataccaaccgtaaagcatggaggcgGTGGCATTATGGTTTGGGACTGCTTTGCTGCCTGAGGGCCAACTTTAACACAACCTGGACACAGAAATGGAATAAAATGGAACAAAAACAATATCATAAAATACTACACTTTTTTTATGAATGAAAGTACATCATGCTAAATTCTTCACATTGGAATAATTATTGACACAATTATTGCCAGGGGTATGAACAGCTAGatgtggctagatgttctttgcCATTCTGCCATCAGATTAGCCACCGATGCTCttttataggacacatcactgcagtctatactcttctgtaaactggtcgtCTCTGcatacccgtcacaagacccacttgttgtttatttataaaaccctctcagGCCTCCCTCCcccttatctgagatatctattgtagccctcatcctccacatacaacacctgttctgccagtctcCCAAAGCACACATctctgggtcgctcgtctttttaGTTCGCTGCAGCTATTGACTGGAACCAGccgcaacaaacactcaaactggacagttttatctcaatctcttcactcgaagactcaatcatggacactcttactgacagtgaCTGCTTTGCGTGATGCACTGTtatctctaccttcttgtcctttgtgctgttgcctgtgcccaataatgtttgtaccctgtttagtgctgctaccatgttgtgctgttgccatgtgttgctaccatgctatgttgttgtcttgggTCTCTCTTCATGCCGTGTTGTGTTCTCTCTTGTCGGGATGTGTGTTTTGacttatatttttattttcaatcccagcccccatccccgcaggaggccttttggtaggccgtcgttgtaaataggaatttgttcttaaatgacttacctagttaaataatggttcaatacataaaaatgaaaataaaacagcATTATCTTATGTATCCAGTTCACAGAACAGTACTCATATCAATGATACACTGTATGtataaaataaacagataaaatatataaatattcattTCGATTTATTCAAATAAATGGTTAATTTAAAATAATCAAACCAACATTTAATTCACAGTACAAGCTCTGGATTAGTCTCTTTGAACAAGAAATCATCTCATTAACATACACAACTTTCCCCTTGGTTAGTAACAACAAAAGTTGTTGTTTTGTGAGATAAGGGAAGGCATTAATGCATGGTGTGTAAATGCTACAGGCGACAGAGACTACTGTATATTAGGACTGCATGTGCGAGCATGCGTCAACAAAAGTATGACAAAAGTATGTCAACAAAAGTATGACGATTAAAGGGTAACTTAAGAAGAGAGGTGATTCTGAATCTATATTGTAAAGAAAATCAATTTGACATACAATTCATTCAGCCCTTCATGTTAACACAGAAACTACAAACTGAGGATGTACATGAAAATACATTTGATGAGTGGTCTACAACAAAATCAGTACTCCATAAGCTTCAGTTAGATGTTTAAAACACTACGGCTCCAAATATCAATAATAAACTGTGGTTAATTTACATTACAATCAGTCCTTGAGGAATCCTACATCTCATGTTGAAAGTGGCACTCTTTTGTAAGTGAACAGCTTAGTGTCAGTGTTTATCGTGTTTGGCACAGGAGAAGTTGGGTTAGTCAGGTCAGTTGGGAGTCATGGAAACTGTCCATCATCCAGTATGTGTGTCACTGAACTCGAGGTCCTTTGACTTTCTTCTATCCCAGAAGCACTCTCTGCAGCCTGTCGGCCGACACGCATCTCTCGTCCTCCGACTCAGCGTCGCTCTGCGGGTTGGAGCTGCAGGGAGAGGTGCATTCTGGGGAGCACAGGTAGTGCATGAAGGGTAGCCGGTACTTCCCGCAGAAGTCCACAAACTTGATATGCCTCACACACGAGTCAAAGTACACACCTGAGAGGAAGAAGGCAAGTAAGCACAACAATATGAGAGCAATAGAAATATCTCAAGGTGTGATTTTATTACAAAGAATATGTTTTATTTGAATTTTTCCTCAAATTATTGACGAATCCcagccttctcttcctccctggaCGAGCCTCCTCTGATCCACTCACAAATACTAGTACATAAGTATGTAACCTaaacctgtcccctctcctccacttacCGGTACATTTAGGGTTGGGACACTTGCTGGCCAGGTCCAGGTACTGTACCAGGTTTCCAGGCAGGTCATTGGGGTGGTAGTGAAGGTTGCGGGACTTGATGGTCCGTCCGGCCAGCTCCAAGAGGGAGGGGGGGTCGTAAGTCATGTCCTTGATGAAGCGGACCACCAGGGGGTTGCCGCGGAGACTGAGCTCCTGCAGGTGCACCAGGCTGAGGATCTCCCgcggtaggtaggtaagtaggttGTTATGGAGACTGAGGCAGCGCAGGGAGTAGAGTCTACAAACAGACATATTCAGACATGACCGTGAATCAtggctttagctcagcaggctaacacagtcttatGACACACAGGAGACCtaagtaaaaaacaaaaaaacaactgtCGGTCACATGAGAAAATTATGTAAAGTCAGTGTTTCTCCTATGGGATGGCCCTCACCTTGTGAGTTGGGGGGGTACACTCTGTATCCGGTTATCACAAAGGACCAAGTATCTGAGACCGCGAAGGTTGGCCAGCTCTGGGGGGATGGAGATGATGAGGTTCCCACCCAAATAAAGCATCTCCAGACTGCATCAGATCAGAGAAAAGTGTTTTTCTTCACATTTGGAATGACAGGGAACATTGCTAAAttaacatacagatgtaggatcttaaattgAACCAGTTTTCTACAGCCCAAAAATAATCCTGTGGATTATATAAAGCACAGTGTTCAAAGGTCAAGAATGGCCTAAACAGTTTGAGTTTAAATCCAGAGGAAGCATGTTGAAATTCCGGGGTTCAAAGATCCCAGAGGACAGGCTGTATTGACTGAGTGATCTGTTTGCTTTTGGAGAACCACTGTGATAAGGTTACACACATACTACACTCTTGAACACCTCCAGAACACCTGCCAACTATCTCTGATCAAGCTGACaacagaagaaagagagaggagatagagggagcgTTCGGAATTTAACTCCGCTGTTTGACAATTTTATGTCAACAGAAGATATACAGAAGAGGTGAGATGATGGTAAAATAACTCCGATTGTAAAACGTCTTCTCTTTTTAGaaagggatcgagagagagagagagagagagagagagagagagagagagagagagagagagagaaagagagatcctACGATAGAAATGTCAAGAGGGAAGGCCTTATGATGCAAAGCACAGCTGCTAACTTAGCTACAACACCGTTTGAAGGATGCTGTGGGCTTTTGGGGGGAGTCCAATGGACCTTTTCATCTTGTCTTTACTCTATAACTTATTCTCCACTCTGTTCCAAATCCCAAACCCCCATGTTCCTCTCACGGTGCCAGTCCCTAGGACTGTGGTAAGGCAATATGTCAAATGACCTGATTTTGTAACATGgcacacagccagccagacaggctAAGCCACACTGACGAGCCGACTCCAGAGAAGTGTGTCAATGCAGCACCAAGACGGAGACGATGGGCCCCTGCACCATCATGCAGGACATGATCAGGAACCACATGCTCATGTGGAACCTATCTAGGTGAATACAGCGACAGTATTGATTTTATGCAAACGTATTTGCCCGTTATCTTAACCCTCGCCATCTAGTTCCTGAATGCACACTATGAAATCACAGCAGCAGTCCTGGAGGCCCAGTCATTTCATTAAGACAGCAACAGAGCTTATTATTCTAGCCGGCTACTACATAATGGTTATTATGAGCATGCTATTATCaggtagggtggcaggtagcctagtggttacgaGTGATGGGCCAGTAAGTGACAGGTTGCTGGTTTGAACCCCTGACCTAGGTGAACAATCTATCGAtgagcccttgagcaaggcacttaaccccaatgGCTCCTAGGAGTCGTTCTGTATAAGTGTAtgctaaattacaaaaaatatatatgataaGGGCAACATAACCTTGATATGGCAATTTCTTTATTCACATTTGAGTGTCCCAACGTTGGGTTATTAGAAGCTAAGTGTTTTTAAAAGCTCAGAAGCTTAAAAGCTTAAAGCTCATCTAAGTTTCAGCAACCTCCCTTCGTCATGCATAGCTGTGTACAGATAGTTGTTTGTTAAAAGTCCCCCTTTATATTAAGTGGCTATAAAACCTATGATTATATGGTAATTAACGTGGAGGTAGTTAGTTGCTTTGTAACAAATACCGTTAGCCTAAATTGTTACCGCTATAATGTATCGGTATTCTTACCTGGTAATATTTTCTATCTCTGCGGGGATAGCTTTGAGTCTGTTACCCCCAAGAGACAGATATTTTAATCGCTGGAGTTTTAGAAACTGAGTGGGCACCTCTTCAAACATGTTCCCACTGAAGTTCAATGTGTCTATCTGCATGGACCCAAATTCCTTTGGGAACGAAAATTCGTTCAAACGGTTGTTCTTGGCTATGAGTGTTTTGAGGTTTGACAAACGTTGAATGTCCTCACAGAGAACCGTTAATCCATTGTTGCTTATATCCAGAACTTCCAATTTGGAGAACAGACATACCGAAGCGGGAAACACTGTCAGTCGGTTGTTATACAGGTAGAGTTGTTGGGTCACTCTCCTCCGTTCGTCACCGACAGTGTCCAAATTTAAACTCTCCAGATTCAGATGGGACATGTCCAAAATGCAACCCCCCTGATCAACTGTTGCAAATAGCTCCATATTCAATACCAATTGCTATCCACCTAGTTCAAACATATGAATGAATTACAATGTGATTTTACAAAGTATATGCTCTTTCAGCACTGATCACGACCGTATAAAGCCTCTATGCATTCTGCTCATGTGCAAATCCTTTTCCATTAAAGACAGACCGCACACGCACAGCTGTCACATTTGCATCAAGTTCATATGTAGTCGGTATAAAAAGGCTGGTCAGACTTTGGATTCTACGCCCCCAGTTTAAATTAACCCGTGCATGCCTGCTTGCTCTGGTGCCACAGGTCTCCATGTCCAGAAATCAAGTCTGCGCCTGTGTGGATGCTTTGTAAATGTTTTCACGCTGAAACATATGGTCAATTAACTTTGCAATAGGAAACCCCAGCTCTCATTTCTATTAGCCTATGAGGAACCATATCTAATATTTTGTAATATGCCCTACTAGTTTTAGTGGTAGACCTTATGTCACAAAAGTCTGGAGACATGTGAAATCATAAAATACATGTgcaatgatacaatgactactataaactgggtggttcagcCCTGAGAGGTATaacacaggtatgacaaaacatttattttgtactgttctaattacattcgtaaccagtttataatagcaataaggcaccttgggggtttgtggtatatggccaatataccacggctaagggctgtatacaggcactccgcattgcgttgtgcgtaagaacagcacttagccgtggtatattgaccatatatcaCACCCTCTCgtaccttattgcttaagtatccaaagaacacacgcacgcaaatcaaatcaaatgtatttatttagccctttgtacatcagctgatatctcaaagtgctgtacagaaactcagcctaaaaccccaaacagcaagcaatgcaggtgttgaagcacgttggctaggaaaaactccctagaaaggccaaaacctaggaagaaacctagagaggaaccaggctatgaggggtggccagtcctctgctggctgtgccgggtggagattataacagaccatggccaagatgttcaaatgttcataaatgaccagcatggtcaaataataggtctgggacaaggtagcacgtccgatgaacaggtcaggattccatagccgcaggcagaacagttgaaactggagtagcagcacggccaggtggactggggacagcaaggagtcatcatgccaggtagtcctgaggcatggtcctagggctcaggtcctctgagagagagaaagaaagagagaaagagataattagagagagcatacttaaattcacacaggacaccggataagacagaagtactccagataaaacaaactgaccctagccccccgacacatatactactgcagcataaatactggaggctgagacaggaggggtcaggagatacagtggccccatctgatgatacccccggacagggccaaacaggaaggatataaccccacccactttgccaaagcacagcccccacaccactagagggatatcttcaaccaccaacttaccatcctgagacaaggccgagtatagcccacaaagatctccgccaaggcacaacccaagggggggatgCCAACCCAGACAAAAAGATCACATCAGCGACTCAATCCACTCAAGTGACGctcccctcccagggacggcatgaaagagcaccagtaagccagtgactcagcccctgtaatagggttagaggcagagaatcccagtggaaagaggggaaccagccaggcagagacagcaagggcggttcgttgctccagagcctttccgttcaccttcacactcctgggccagactacactcaatcatatgacccactgaagagatgagtcttcagtagacttaaaggttgagaccgagtttgcgtctctcacatgggtaggcagaccattccataaaaatggagctctatataggagaaagccctgcctccagctgtttgcttagaaattctagagacaattaggaggcctgtgtcttgtgaccgtagtgtacgtgtaggtatgtacggcaggaccaaatcagagagataagcccatgtaatgctttgtaggttagcagtaaaacctttaaatcagcccttgccttgacaggaagccagtgtagagaggctagcactggagtaatatgatcaaattatttggttctagtcaggattctagcagccgtatttagcaccaactgaagtttatttagtgctttatccgggtagccagaaagtagagcattgtagtagtctaacctagaagtaacaaaagcatggttGAATTTTTCTGCATCCTTTTTGGAcggaaagtttctgatttttgcaatgttacgtagatggaaaaaagctgtccttgagacagtcttgatatgttcgtcaaaagagagatcggggtccagagtaacgctgatgTCCTtcgcagttttatttgagacgactgtacaaccattaagattaattgtcagattcaacagaagatctctttgtttctcgggacctagaacaagcatctctgttttgtccgagtttaaaagtagaaagtttgcagccatccacttccttatgtctgaaacacaggcttctagcgatggcaattttg
The DNA window shown above is from Oncorhynchus mykiss isolate Arlee chromosome 18, USDA_OmykA_1.1, whole genome shotgun sequence and carries:
- the LOC110495934 gene encoding leucine-rich repeat-containing protein 58, which encodes MELFATVDQGGCILDMSHLNLESLNLDTVGDERRRVTQQLYLYNNRLTVFPASVCLFSKLEVLDISNNGLTVLCEDIQRLSNLKTLIAKNNRLNEFSFPKEFGSMQIDTLNFSGNMFEEVPTQFLKLQRLKYLSLGGNRLKAIPAEIENITSLEMLYLGGNLIISIPPELANLRGLRYLVLCDNRIQSVPPQLTRLYSLRCLSLHNNLLTYLPREILSLVHLQELSLRGNPLVVRFIKDMTYDPPSLLELAGRTIKSRNLHYHPNDLPGNLVQYLDLASKCPNPKCTGVYFDSCVRHIKFVDFCGKYRLPFMHYLCSPECTSPCSSNPQSDAESEDERCVSADRLQRVLLG